From a region of the Actinopolymorpha singaporensis genome:
- a CDS encoding gluconeogenesis factor YvcK family protein: protein MSSPQGTVQTPGAGPKVVALGGGHGLSASLSALRQVTDQLTAVVTVADDGGSSGRLRSEFGVLPPGDLRQALAALCGDDEWGRTWAEVLQHRFASDGELSGHAVGNLLIVALWERLAQRSSGAAPETSGVDAIADRHVAGLDWVARLLGARGRVLPMCAVPLRITAQVEGLDPENPALVRTVRGQSEVASTPGRVRSVALEPPDPPACPEAVAAVRDADGVVLGPGSWFTSVLVHLLVPELATALHETKARRILTLNLAPQAGETRGFSPERHLEVLAAHAPDLRVDVVVADDAFVADHPALVDAATRLGAELVMADVAWTDGSPKHDPQRLARVYAKVLSS from the coding sequence ATGAGTTCGCCCCAGGGGACGGTGCAGACGCCGGGCGCCGGGCCGAAGGTCGTCGCTCTCGGCGGCGGGCACGGCCTGTCCGCCTCCCTGTCGGCGCTGCGCCAGGTCACCGACCAGCTCACCGCGGTGGTGACGGTCGCCGACGACGGCGGCTCCTCCGGCCGCCTGCGTTCGGAGTTCGGGGTGCTTCCGCCCGGTGACCTGCGGCAGGCGCTGGCCGCCCTGTGTGGCGACGACGAGTGGGGACGTACGTGGGCCGAGGTGCTGCAGCACCGGTTCGCCAGCGACGGCGAGCTGTCCGGGCACGCGGTCGGCAACCTGCTCATCGTGGCGTTGTGGGAACGCCTGGCCCAGCGCTCGTCCGGAGCCGCGCCCGAGACGTCGGGCGTGGACGCGATTGCGGACCGCCATGTCGCGGGCCTGGACTGGGTGGCCCGGCTGCTCGGTGCCCGCGGTCGGGTGCTGCCGATGTGCGCCGTCCCGTTGCGGATCACCGCCCAGGTCGAGGGCCTCGATCCGGAGAATCCCGCCCTGGTGCGGACGGTGCGCGGTCAGTCGGAGGTGGCGAGTACGCCGGGCCGGGTCCGAAGCGTCGCGCTGGAGCCACCCGACCCGCCGGCCTGTCCGGAAGCGGTAGCGGCCGTTCGCGACGCCGACGGGGTGGTGCTCGGTCCGGGCTCGTGGTTCACCAGCGTCCTCGTCCACCTGCTGGTGCCGGAGCTGGCGACCGCGTTGCACGAGACGAAGGCCCGCCGCATCCTCACCCTCAACCTTGCCCCGCAGGCGGGGGAGACGCGCGGTTTCTCGCCCGAGCGGCACCTGGAGGTGCTTGCCGCGCACGCTCCTGACCTGCGCGTGGACGTCGTGGTTGCCGACGACGCGTTCGTCGCCGACCACCCGGCGCTGGTCGACGCGGCCACCCGGCTCGGCGCCGAACTCGTGATGGCCGACGTAGCCTGGACCGACGGTTCGCCGAAGCATGATCCGCAGCGGCTCGCCCGCGTGTATGCCAAAGTGTTATCGTCGTGA
- a CDS encoding DUF2088 domain-containing protein translates to MSDATSPTGLGPFERVRELSPQAPLPRLIPVRQHYDVPAEPDVAAATARELEALRSRIRPGMSVAVTAGSRGIHDLATVVRAACDWLRAAGAEPFVVPAMGSHGGATAEGQVAVLASYGVTEETMGVPIRATMDTVELGRVPDGPMVHLDANAAQADGILLVNRIKPHTDFHGEIESGLGKIAAIGLGKQRGAEGIHIYGSTGLARWIPAVGRHIVETGRVLGGIGIVENAHERTARIAFVEPDGIAGPAETALLAEAGRLLGRLPFDELDVLVVDELGKDKSGSGMDTNVIGRMWIAGVDEPDRPRVTNITVHGISKASYGNAVGVGLADFVPFRVLEDIDLHALYVNAMTSGIGGVRRAKLPIALPTDEATVAAAILMCGRPDPENVRLVRVHDTLDTVHLLVAESLRAEVEAQSQLEIVGEPVPFDCTPDGALPAWPPLEA, encoded by the coding sequence GTGAGCGACGCCACCAGCCCGACCGGACTCGGGCCCTTCGAACGCGTACGCGAACTCAGTCCGCAGGCACCGCTGCCGCGGTTGATCCCGGTCCGCCAGCACTACGACGTGCCGGCGGAGCCGGACGTGGCCGCCGCGACGGCCCGGGAGCTGGAAGCGCTGCGGTCGCGGATCCGGCCCGGGATGAGCGTCGCAGTCACGGCCGGCAGCCGGGGCATCCACGACCTGGCGACGGTGGTCCGGGCGGCGTGCGACTGGCTGCGCGCGGCCGGGGCCGAGCCGTTCGTAGTACCGGCGATGGGTTCCCACGGCGGGGCCACCGCGGAGGGGCAGGTCGCCGTCCTCGCGTCGTACGGCGTGACCGAGGAGACCATGGGCGTCCCGATCCGGGCGACCATGGACACCGTCGAACTCGGCCGGGTGCCCGACGGGCCGATGGTCCACCTGGACGCCAACGCCGCCCAGGCCGACGGGATCCTGCTGGTCAACCGGATCAAGCCGCACACCGACTTCCACGGCGAGATCGAGTCCGGCCTGGGCAAGATCGCCGCGATCGGCCTGGGCAAGCAGCGCGGCGCGGAGGGCATCCACATCTACGGCTCGACCGGACTGGCCCGCTGGATTCCCGCGGTGGGCCGGCACATCGTCGAGACCGGCCGCGTCCTCGGCGGCATCGGCATCGTCGAGAACGCCCACGAACGGACCGCCCGGATCGCCTTCGTCGAGCCCGACGGCATCGCCGGCCCGGCCGAGACCGCACTGCTCGCCGAGGCCGGCCGGCTGCTCGGCCGGCTGCCCTTCGACGAACTGGACGTCCTGGTCGTCGACGAGCTCGGCAAGGACAAGTCCGGGTCCGGCATGGACACCAACGTCATCGGCCGGATGTGGATCGCGGGCGTCGACGAACCCGACCGTCCCCGGGTCACCAACATCACCGTGCACGGGATCAGCAAGGCGTCGTACGGGAACGCGGTCGGCGTGGGGCTGGCCGACTTCGTGCCGTTCCGGGTGCTGGAGGACATCGACCTGCACGCGCTCTACGTGAACGCGATGACGTCCGGCATCGGTGGTGTGCGCCGGGCGAAGCTGCCGATCGCGTTGCCCACCGACGAGGCCACGGTGGCCGCGGCGATCCTGATGTGCGGCCGGCCCGACCCGGAGAACGTCCGGCTGGTCCGGGTGCACGACACCCTGGACACCGTTCACCTCCTGGTCGCGGAGAGCCTGCGCGCCGAGGTGGAGGCGCAGTCGCAGCTGGAGATCGTCGGGGAGCCGGTGCCTTTCGACTGTACGCCGGACGGTGCGCTGCCGGCCTGGCCGCCGCTGGAGGCATGA
- the uvrC gene encoding excinuclease ABC subunit UvrC: MADPATYRPTPGSVPDQPGVYRFLDPRGRVIYVGKAKSLRSRLGSYFQDLAALHPRTQAMVQTAGKVEWTVVNTEVEALQLEYSWIKEFDPRFNVKYRDDKSYPWLAVTLDEEYPRLQVMRGSKRKGVRYFGPYSHAWAIRETLDLLLRVFPARTCSKGVFNRAGQIGRPCLLGYIGKCSAPCVGRVTAEEHRQIVEDFCDFMAGHAAPYIRRVEREMRQASSDLEFERAAKLRDDLKALERALEKNTVVLADGTDADVVALAEDQLEVAVQVFHVRGGRIRGQRGWVADKTDDAETGELVERLLIQLYGGEGGESVPREVLVPALPADDAALGDWLAERRGARVDLRVPQRGDKKALMETVARNAHQALGLHKTKRASDLTTRSRALQEIQDALGLPEAPLRIECYDVSNLQGSDVVASMVVFEDGLPRKSDYRRFTVRARGRGDGSNDVASIHEVITRRFQRYLDEHAESGDVGAASPADAEDASGEAGASNGTGGAGGSTAGRSNGAATGVPVGIDPETGRQRRFSYAPGLLVVDGGPPQVAAAARAMDELGIDDVPVCGLAKRLEEVWLPGQEDPVILPRTSEGLYLLQRVRDEAHRFAITFHRQRRSKSMVESLLDDVPGLGATRRKALLRRFGSLKRLRAATAEEVAEVPGIGMRTAESVVAALHQPERAGGRPAVNTATGEILDDAPEPASARPVEQPEQPEPLDQRRLSGEAGQEDQAARTDPTSAEAADDAMMRDLAPTRGATDDDRPS; encoded by the coding sequence GTGGCAGATCCCGCGACCTATCGACCCACACCCGGCTCGGTTCCCGACCAGCCGGGCGTCTACCGGTTCCTCGACCCGCGGGGCCGGGTGATCTATGTCGGCAAGGCCAAGAGCCTGCGGTCCCGGCTCGGGTCGTACTTCCAGGATCTCGCCGCACTCCATCCGCGCACGCAGGCGATGGTGCAGACCGCCGGCAAGGTCGAGTGGACGGTGGTCAACACCGAGGTCGAGGCGCTGCAGCTGGAGTACTCCTGGATCAAGGAGTTCGACCCGCGGTTCAACGTCAAGTACCGCGACGACAAGAGCTACCCCTGGCTGGCGGTCACGCTGGACGAGGAGTACCCGCGGCTGCAGGTGATGCGCGGCAGCAAGCGCAAGGGAGTGCGCTACTTCGGGCCGTACTCCCATGCCTGGGCGATCCGGGAGACGCTCGACCTGCTGCTGCGGGTGTTCCCGGCGCGCACCTGCTCCAAGGGCGTGTTCAACCGCGCCGGCCAGATCGGGCGACCCTGCCTGCTCGGCTACATCGGCAAGTGCTCCGCGCCCTGCGTCGGCCGGGTCACCGCGGAGGAGCACCGGCAGATCGTGGAGGACTTCTGCGACTTCATGGCCGGGCACGCCGCGCCCTACATCCGCCGGGTCGAACGCGAGATGCGCCAGGCCTCCTCCGATCTGGAGTTCGAACGCGCCGCCAAGCTGCGCGACGACCTCAAGGCGCTCGAACGCGCGCTGGAGAAGAACACCGTGGTGCTGGCCGACGGCACCGACGCCGACGTGGTGGCCCTGGCCGAGGACCAGCTCGAGGTTGCCGTCCAGGTCTTCCACGTCCGCGGCGGCCGGATCCGCGGCCAGCGCGGCTGGGTCGCCGACAAGACCGACGACGCCGAGACCGGCGAGCTGGTGGAGCGGCTGCTCATCCAGCTGTACGGCGGGGAGGGCGGGGAGTCCGTGCCCCGCGAGGTCCTGGTGCCCGCACTTCCCGCCGACGACGCGGCACTGGGCGACTGGCTGGCCGAACGCCGGGGCGCCCGGGTCGACCTGCGGGTCCCCCAGCGCGGTGACAAGAAGGCGCTGATGGAGACCGTGGCCCGCAACGCCCACCAGGCGCTCGGGCTGCACAAGACCAAGCGGGCCAGCGACCTGACCACCCGCAGCCGCGCGCTGCAGGAGATCCAGGACGCGCTCGGCCTGCCCGAGGCGCCGCTGCGGATCGAGTGCTACGACGTGTCCAACCTGCAGGGCTCGGACGTCGTGGCGTCGATGGTGGTGTTCGAGGACGGCCTGCCCCGCAAGAGCGACTACCGCCGCTTCACGGTGCGGGCCCGCGGTCGTGGCGACGGCTCCAACGACGTCGCCTCCATCCACGAGGTCATCACCCGGCGGTTCCAGCGCTACCTCGACGAGCACGCCGAGTCCGGTGACGTCGGTGCTGCCTCGCCCGCCGACGCCGAGGACGCGTCCGGTGAGGCGGGAGCGTCCAACGGCACCGGTGGCGCCGGCGGCAGCACCGCCGGACGGTCGAACGGCGCAGCCACCGGTGTGCCGGTCGGCATCGACCCGGAGACCGGCCGGCAGCGCAGGTTCTCCTACGCACCCGGCCTCCTGGTCGTCGACGGCGGCCCGCCGCAGGTCGCCGCGGCCGCCCGGGCGATGGACGAACTGGGCATCGACGACGTACCCGTCTGCGGCCTGGCCAAGCGGCTCGAGGAGGTGTGGCTGCCCGGGCAGGAGGATCCGGTCATCCTGCCGCGTACCAGCGAGGGCCTCTACCTCCTCCAGCGCGTCCGCGACGAGGCGCACCGGTTCGCGATCACGTTCCACCGCCAGCGGCGGTCGAAGTCGATGGTGGAGAGCCTGCTGGACGACGTACCCGGGCTCGGTGCGACCCGGCGCAAGGCGCTGTTGCGCAGGTTCGGGTCGCTCAAGCGGCTGCGGGCCGCGACGGCGGAGGAGGTCGCCGAGGTGCCCGGCATCGGCATGCGTACGGCCGAGTCGGTGGTGGCGGCCCTGCACCAGCCCGAGCGGGCAGGCGGGCGGCCGGCCGTCAACACCGCGACCGGTGAGATCCTCGACGACGCACCCGAGCCGGCGTCCGCCCGGCCGGTCGAGCAGCCCGAGCAGCCCGAGCCGCTCGATCAGCGCCGGCTGTCCGGCGAGGCCGGGCAGGAAGATCAGGCGGCACGCACCGACCCGACGTCGGCGGAAGCCGCCGACGACGCGATGATGCGAGATCTCGCACCTACCAGGGGAGCAACCGATGACGATAGACCCTCCTGA
- the rapZ gene encoding RNase adapter RapZ, with product MTIDPPELVLVSGMSGAGRSAAAHVLEDLGWFVVDNLPPELLPTIVKLVGGGDRSVSRIAVVVDVRSGSFFAALQGALEALRSRDVRPMLLFLEAGDEVLVRRYESVRRPHPLQGDGRVLDGIAREREALRELRADADLVIDTSNLNVHQLAAKIVNAFGGADDQALQATIVSFGYKYGIPVDADLVVDCRFLPNPHWQPELRPRTGLDAEVREYVLKQEDALPFLDQYEGLVTLLARGYLREGKRFATIAVGCTGGKHRSVAMAEELGARLRERGIGNLVLHRDLGRE from the coding sequence ATGACGATAGACCCTCCTGAGCTGGTCCTCGTCTCCGGCATGTCCGGAGCCGGGCGCAGCGCGGCCGCGCACGTCCTGGAGGACCTCGGATGGTTCGTCGTCGACAACCTCCCGCCCGAGCTCCTGCCCACGATCGTCAAGCTGGTCGGCGGCGGCGACCGGTCCGTCTCCCGGATCGCGGTGGTGGTCGACGTCCGCTCCGGCTCGTTCTTCGCCGCCCTGCAGGGTGCGCTGGAGGCGTTGCGGTCCCGTGACGTACGCCCGATGTTGTTGTTCCTGGAGGCCGGCGACGAGGTGCTGGTCCGCCGGTACGAAAGCGTGCGCCGGCCGCACCCGCTGCAGGGTGACGGCCGGGTCCTGGACGGCATCGCCCGCGAACGCGAGGCACTGCGCGAGCTGCGCGCCGACGCCGACCTGGTCATCGACACCTCGAATCTCAACGTCCACCAGCTCGCGGCCAAGATCGTCAACGCGTTCGGCGGCGCGGACGACCAGGCGCTGCAGGCCACGATCGTGTCGTTCGGCTACAAGTACGGCATCCCGGTCGATGCCGACCTCGTGGTCGACTGCCGCTTCCTGCCCAACCCGCACTGGCAGCCGGAGCTGCGGCCGCGGACGGGTTTGGACGCGGAGGTTCGGGAGTACGTCCTGAAGCAGGAGGACGCGTTGCCGTTCCTCGACCAGTACGAAGGGCTGGTGACCCTGCTGGCGCGGGGATATCTGCGCGAGGGGAAACGGTTCGCGACGATCGCGGTCGGATGCACCGGCGGCAAACACCGGAGTGTGGCGATGGCGGAAGAACTCGGCGCAAGGCTGCGGGAGCGTGGCATCGGCAATCTCGTCCTGCACCGCGACCTGGGGCGCGAATGA
- a CDS encoding Rieske (2Fe-2S) protein produces the protein MDTPERRDKAPMTRRHALGGVAAAAAAFPLLAACGGDTSGTGGGDSAGGNSDDKAPDTAKKTPKGDDTRTPADDDAAKGGGGGDSLASTSQIPVKGGKIFAAQKVVVTQPQQGTFKAFSATCTHRGCTVGDVTGDTIRCRCHGSAFSALDGSVKQGPATRPLPPVKIEVEGSSIKLG, from the coding sequence GTGGACACACCCGAGCGCCGCGACAAGGCACCGATGACCCGCCGGCACGCCCTGGGCGGGGTGGCCGCAGCGGCCGCCGCGTTCCCCCTGCTCGCCGCGTGCGGTGGCGACACGTCCGGCACCGGCGGCGGCGACTCCGCCGGCGGTAACAGCGACGACAAGGCGCCGGACACGGCGAAGAAGACGCCGAAGGGAGACGACACCAGGACGCCTGCCGACGACGACGCGGCCAAGGGCGGCGGCGGTGGCGACTCCCTCGCCTCGACCAGCCAGATCCCGGTGAAGGGCGGCAAGATCTTCGCCGCGCAGAAGGTCGTGGTGACCCAGCCGCAGCAGGGGACGTTCAAGGCGTTCTCCGCGACCTGCACCCACCGGGGCTGCACGGTCGGCGACGTGACCGGCGACACCATCAGGTGCCGCTGCCACGGCAGTGCCTTCAGCGCGCTGGACGGTTCGGTCAAGCAGGGGCCTGCGACCAGGCCGCTGCCGCCGGTGAAGATCGAGGTCGAGGGCAGCTCGATCAAGCTCGGCTGA
- the whiA gene encoding DNA-binding protein WhiA, producing MAMTAQVKAELTSATVTKPCCRKAEVSATLRFAGGLHIVSGRIVIEAELDTGASVRRLRREIAEVFGHVSDVLVLAPGGLRKSNRFVLRVVREGEALARQTGLLDGRGRPVRGLPPQVVNGSTCDAVAAWRGAFLAHGSLTEPGRSGALEVTCPGPEAALALVGAARRIGIAAKAREVRGIDRVVIRDGDAIGALLTRLGAHESLMAWEERRMRREVRATANRLANFDDANLRRSARAAVAAGARVQRALEILGDEVPEHLQLAGRLRLEHRQASLEELGQIHEPPLTKDAIAGRIRRLLAMADKRAADLGIPGTDANLTAEMMSS from the coding sequence ATGGCGATGACGGCGCAGGTCAAGGCGGAGCTCACCAGTGCGACGGTGACAAAACCCTGCTGTCGCAAAGCGGAGGTGTCCGCGACCCTTCGGTTCGCCGGCGGCCTGCACATCGTCAGTGGCCGGATCGTCATCGAGGCCGAGCTGGACACCGGTGCTTCGGTCCGGCGACTACGCAGAGAGATCGCCGAGGTGTTCGGGCACGTCAGCGATGTGCTGGTGCTCGCTCCTGGCGGGCTTCGCAAGTCCAACCGGTTCGTCCTGCGGGTGGTCCGGGAGGGTGAGGCGCTCGCCCGCCAGACCGGCCTGCTCGACGGTCGCGGCCGGCCCGTTCGCGGGCTGCCGCCCCAGGTGGTCAACGGCTCCACCTGTGATGCCGTGGCGGCCTGGCGCGGGGCGTTCCTCGCCCACGGTTCGCTGACTGAGCCGGGGCGATCCGGCGCGCTGGAGGTCACCTGTCCCGGCCCCGAGGCCGCGCTCGCCCTGGTCGGTGCCGCCCGGCGGATCGGCATCGCGGCCAAGGCCCGCGAGGTGCGCGGCATCGACCGGGTGGTGATCCGCGACGGCGACGCGATCGGTGCGTTGCTCACCAGGCTGGGTGCGCACGAGAGCCTGATGGCCTGGGAGGAACGCCGGATGCGCCGGGAGGTGCGCGCCACCGCCAACCGGCTCGCCAACTTCGACGACGCCAACCTCCGGCGTTCGGCCCGCGCCGCCGTGGCCGCGGGTGCCCGGGTCCAGCGCGCGCTGGAGATCCTGGGCGATGAGGTACCCGAGCACCTGCAGCTGGCCGGCCGGTTGCGCCTGGAGCACCGGCAGGCCTCGCTGGAGGAACTCGGCCAGATCCACGAGCCGCCCCTGACCAAGGACGCGATCGCCGGTCGCATCCGGCGGCTCCTGGCGATGGCCGACAAACGAGCCGCCGACCTCGGAATTCCCGGCACCGACGCCAACCTCACCGCGGAGATGATGAGTTCCTGA
- a CDS encoding UxaA family hydrolase, giving the protein MTPVPPVTPATDQPALAEATLRLHETDNVVIAMGDLAPGSYALPTGGTLQVTDAVPRGHKLAVAPVAQGEPVRKYGQVIGFASEPITPGQHVHTHNTAFQMFEREYDFGVDARPTEYVPENALATFQGIVRPDGRVATRNYIGILTTVNCSATAAKLIAERFKYDVLDDFPNVDGVVSLTHSTGCGMAGPGSEGFEVLRRTLTGYANHPNFAGFLVLGLGCEVNQVASLVEHWNIPEHKITVPMTIQELGGTRKTVAEGIARIREMLPEVNAVTRQTVPASELILAMECGGSDGYSGITANPALGAAADLLVAHGGTAVFGETPEIYGAEHLLARRAVSTEVGEKLIRRIHWWEDYTAKHSGSMDNNPSPGNKAGGLTTILEKSLGAAAKGGTTNLADVVEFAEQITAKGLVFMDTPGYDPVNATGMVAGGAQVLCFTTGRGSAFGCKPTPSLKLATNSDVYQRMTDDMDVNCGVIADGEASVAEVGRQIFDRVLATASGEKTKSEELGYGDEEFVPWQLGAVM; this is encoded by the coding sequence GTGACGCCAGTGCCGCCAGTGACGCCCGCCACCGACCAGCCCGCGCTCGCTGAGGCCACGCTGCGGCTGCACGAGACCGACAACGTCGTGATCGCGATGGGCGACCTCGCCCCCGGAAGCTACGCGCTGCCCACCGGCGGGACCCTGCAGGTCACCGACGCCGTCCCCCGCGGCCACAAGCTCGCCGTGGCACCGGTCGCCCAGGGCGAGCCGGTCCGCAAGTACGGCCAGGTCATCGGGTTCGCCAGCGAGCCGATCACGCCCGGGCAGCACGTGCACACGCACAACACGGCGTTCCAGATGTTCGAGCGGGAGTACGACTTCGGCGTCGACGCCCGGCCCACCGAGTACGTACCCGAGAACGCCCTGGCGACCTTCCAGGGCATCGTCCGCCCCGACGGCCGGGTGGCGACCCGCAACTACATCGGCATCCTCACCACGGTCAACTGCTCGGCCACCGCGGCCAAGCTGATCGCCGAGCGCTTCAAGTACGACGTCCTCGACGACTTCCCGAACGTCGACGGCGTGGTCTCCCTCACCCACAGCACCGGGTGCGGCATGGCCGGCCCGGGCAGCGAGGGCTTCGAGGTTCTCCGGCGTACCCTCACCGGCTACGCCAACCACCCGAACTTCGCCGGCTTCCTCGTCCTCGGCCTCGGCTGCGAGGTCAACCAGGTCGCCTCGCTGGTCGAGCACTGGAACATCCCCGAGCACAAGATCACCGTGCCGATGACGATCCAGGAGCTCGGCGGCACTCGCAAGACCGTGGCCGAGGGCATCGCCCGGATCAGGGAGATGCTGCCCGAGGTGAACGCCGTCACCCGGCAGACCGTGCCCGCCAGCGAGCTGATCCTGGCGATGGAGTGCGGTGGTTCCGACGGCTACTCCGGCATCACCGCCAACCCCGCGCTCGGCGCCGCCGCCGACCTGCTGGTGGCCCACGGCGGCACCGCGGTCTTCGGGGAGACACCGGAGATCTACGGTGCCGAGCACCTGCTGGCCCGGCGCGCCGTCAGCACCGAGGTGGGGGAGAAGCTGATCCGCCGGATCCACTGGTGGGAGGACTACACCGCCAAGCACTCCGGCTCGATGGACAACAACCCCTCGCCGGGCAACAAGGCGGGCGGGCTCACCACGATTCTGGAGAAGTCCCTCGGCGCAGCGGCCAAGGGCGGGACCACCAACCTGGCCGACGTCGTGGAGTTCGCCGAGCAGATCACCGCGAAGGGCCTGGTCTTCATGGACACGCCCGGCTACGACCCGGTGAACGCGACCGGCATGGTCGCGGGCGGCGCGCAGGTGCTGTGCTTCACCACCGGCCGCGGGTCGGCGTTCGGGTGCAAGCCCACGCCGTCGCTGAAGCTCGCCACCAACTCCGACGTCTACCAGCGGATGACCGACGACATGGACGTCAACTGCGGCGTCATCGCCGACGGGGAGGCGTCCGTCGCGGAGGTCGGCCGGCAGATCTTCGATCGGGTGCTGGCCACCGCCTCGGGCGAGAAGACCAAGAGCGAGGAGCTCGGCTACGGCGACGAGGAGTTCGTGCCGTGGCAGCTCGGCGCGGTGATGTGA
- a CDS encoding FadR/GntR family transcriptional regulator, giving the protein MTDRKPRPRKPARITTGRDGRGPGGDGAAGDARVARSARSARGVRGAGHAGGAEGALAGVSRSGLADQLAERLLDEIVAGVYPPDSRLPPEPVLAERAGVSRLTLREAIKDLRQRGVLRVQQGRGTFVNQPDTWAPFDSTVLNARALLESGYELAHELTELRRIVERGIAELAAVRRTDEDLDRMEAAVATMREAWAAQDLDTFSSADVDFHDALLRAAGNAFALTLFHSVDGALRSVRRRTVEENAELAERAIDYHAKIMSAVRRKARRSAGALMDEHLQETEDFTAALAAASSAAAAARAEEDDARTRRRA; this is encoded by the coding sequence ATGACCGACCGGAAACCACGACCGAGGAAGCCGGCCCGCATCACGACCGGCCGCGACGGGCGCGGACCAGGCGGCGACGGCGCCGCGGGAGACGCTCGGGTTGCTCGGAGCGCCCGGAGCGCTCGGGGTGTTCGGGGCGCCGGACACGCGGGGGGCGCTGAGGGCGCGCTCGCCGGCGTCAGCCGCTCCGGACTCGCCGACCAGTTGGCCGAACGCCTGCTGGACGAGATCGTCGCCGGTGTCTACCCACCCGACAGCCGGCTCCCACCCGAGCCCGTCCTCGCCGAACGCGCCGGCGTCAGCCGGCTGACGTTGCGCGAGGCGATCAAGGACCTCCGTCAGCGGGGCGTGCTGCGGGTCCAGCAGGGGCGCGGGACGTTCGTGAACCAGCCCGACACCTGGGCGCCGTTCGACAGCACGGTGCTCAACGCGCGGGCGCTGCTGGAATCGGGGTACGAGCTCGCGCACGAGCTCACCGAGCTGCGCCGGATCGTCGAGCGCGGGATCGCCGAGCTCGCCGCGGTCCGGCGTACCGACGAGGATCTGGACCGGATGGAGGCCGCCGTGGCCACCATGCGCGAGGCCTGGGCGGCGCAGGACCTCGACACCTTCAGCTCCGCCGACGTCGACTTCCACGACGCGCTGCTGCGGGCGGCCGGGAACGCGTTCGCGCTGACGTTGTTCCACTCCGTCGACGGCGCGCTGCGCTCGGTACGCCGGCGCACGGTCGAGGAGAACGCCGAACTCGCCGAACGCGCGATCGACTACCACGCCAAGATCATGAGCGCCGTACGCCGGAAGGCTCGGCGGTCGGCCGGGGCGCTGATGGACGAGCACCTGCAGGAGACGGAGGACTTCACCGCCGCGCTGGCGGCCGCGTCCTCCGCCGCCGCCGCGGCCCGGGCCGAGGAGGACGACGCCCGCACCCGCCGCCGCGCCTGA